A stretch of Crossiella cryophila DNA encodes these proteins:
- a CDS encoding SigB/SigF/SigG family RNA polymerase sigma factor, producing the protein MTQADKTAEPGSGDGGRYDHLKPLFRELAALPAEDPGRQSLRDRLVTGYLPVAKHIARRFSQRGEPQEDLTQVATLGLINAVDRFDAERGVDFLSFAVPTVMGEVRRHFRDASWAVRVPRRLKELHLSISAATSELSQRLGRAPTPSEIAGHLGLTREEVYEGLEATNAYRSASLDDLLIADDDSVSLGDALGEEDEGLAEVEYRESLQPLLAQLPERERTIVVLRFFGNMTQTQIADRVGISQMHVSRLLGRTLATLREKLTDEESG; encoded by the coding sequence GTGACCCAGGCCGACAAAACGGCCGAGCCGGGTTCCGGCGATGGCGGCCGATACGATCACCTCAAGCCGTTGTTCCGCGAACTGGCCGCGCTGCCGGCGGAGGATCCGGGCCGGCAATCGCTGCGGGACCGCCTGGTCACCGGGTACCTGCCGGTGGCCAAGCACATCGCGCGCCGGTTCAGCCAGCGCGGCGAACCACAGGAGGACCTGACCCAGGTCGCCACCCTCGGCCTGATCAACGCGGTGGACCGGTTCGACGCTGAACGCGGGGTGGACTTCCTCTCCTTCGCGGTGCCCACCGTGATGGGCGAGGTGCGCAGGCACTTCCGGGACGCCAGCTGGGCGGTCCGGGTGCCGCGGCGGCTCAAGGAGCTGCACCTGTCGATCAGCGCGGCCACCAGCGAGCTGTCCCAGCGGCTCGGTCGCGCGCCGACGCCCAGTGAGATCGCCGGGCACCTCGGACTGACCCGCGAGGAGGTCTACGAGGGTCTGGAGGCCACCAACGCCTATCGCAGCGCCTCGCTGGACGACCTGCTCATCGCCGACGACGATTCGGTGTCCCTCGGCGACGCCCTCGGCGAGGAGGACGAGGGGCTGGCCGAGGTCGAGTACCGGGAGTCGCTGCAGCCGCTGCTGGCCCAGTTGCCCGAGCGCGAGCGGACCATCGTGGTGCTGCGGTTCTTCGGCAACATGACGCAGACCCAGATCGCCGACCGGGTCGGCATCTCGCAGATGCACGTCTCCCGGCTGCTCGGCCGCACGCTGGCCACGCTGCGGGAGAAGCTCACGGACGAGGAGTCCGGCTAG
- a CDS encoding ATP-binding protein: MTVSQPDSTSEPAIPPVEVRIAATAVQISVVRAVAADLAMREDFDLDAIADLKLAVDEVCSTLVRLAAPGVVLSCEFRPGAGEITVRAGVLSASETLPRKDSFGWQVLTTLADSVQASVESAQDGFHLVRIELAKRSNSVVGG, translated from the coding sequence GTGACCGTGTCGCAGCCCGATTCGACTTCCGAACCGGCCATTCCCCCGGTGGAGGTGCGCATCGCCGCCACCGCGGTGCAGATCTCCGTGGTGCGCGCGGTCGCCGCCGACCTCGCCATGCGCGAGGACTTCGACCTGGACGCGATCGCCGACCTCAAGCTGGCGGTGGACGAGGTGTGCTCGACCCTGGTCCGGCTCGCCGCGCCCGGAGTGGTGCTGAGTTGTGAGTTCCGGCCGGGCGCGGGCGAGATCACGGTCCGCGCCGGGGTGCTGTCGGCCTCGGAGACGTTGCCGCGCAAGGACTCCTTCGGCTGGCAGGTGCTGACCACGCTCGCCGACTCGGTGCAGGCCAGCGTCGAATCGGCCCAGGACGGGTTCCACCTGGTCCGGATCGAGCTGGCCAAGAGGAGCAACTCGGTGGTGGGCGGGTGA
- a CDS encoding glycosyltransferase, with protein sequence MRIAMVSDPTVSDQDPQVTRLAAGLTGAGHRVTVYTRSDRETLPMGEFTEFLAGRFRQRPPDLVHAHCWTAGLAALTATGGTGAPLVQTYHGLGEAGGDRHTIERLLGRRVSLVLAGANEERDRLVRMGVPRGRITVLPNGIDLRRFHPDGEVAARGARHRLLGLGQVCAASGFDRIIEVLSAVPETELVLATPAGRSTVDDGEPHRLRELAKAHGVADRVHLRGAVNARELPALLRSADALMCLPRNASGGSQALAAMACGTAVITAAGGAAADTVVHGVTGLHVRPEDPRALAKALRAFLADPAMVEACGVAGRDRVSARYSWDRVVADTDRVYARIVAAAAIPRQRRGR encoded by the coding sequence ATGAGGATCGCGATGGTGTCCGACCCGACCGTCTCCGACCAGGACCCCCAGGTGACCCGGCTGGCCGCCGGGCTGACCGGGGCTGGTCACCGGGTCACCGTGTACACCAGGTCGGACCGGGAAACATTGCCGATGGGGGAGTTCACCGAGTTCCTGGCAGGCCGGTTCCGGCAGCGGCCACCGGACCTGGTGCACGCGCACTGCTGGACCGCCGGGCTGGCCGCGCTGACCGCCACCGGCGGCACCGGCGCGCCGCTGGTGCAGACCTACCACGGCCTCGGCGAGGCAGGCGGGGACCGCCACACGATCGAGCGGTTGCTGGGCCGCCGGGTCAGCCTGGTGCTGGCCGGGGCCAACGAGGAACGGGACCGGCTGGTCCGGATGGGGGTGCCGCGGGGCCGGATCACGGTGCTGCCCAACGGGATCGACCTGCGACGCTTCCATCCTGACGGCGAGGTGGCCGCGCGCGGCGCCCGGCACCGGCTGCTCGGCCTCGGCCAGGTGTGCGCGGCCAGTGGTTTCGACCGGATCATCGAGGTGCTGTCCGCGGTGCCGGAGACCGAACTCGTGCTGGCCACCCCGGCCGGTCGGTCCACTGTGGATGATGGTGAGCCGCACCGGCTGCGGGAGCTGGCCAAGGCTCATGGCGTGGCCGACCGGGTGCACCTGCGTGGCGCGGTCAACGCCCGTGAGCTGCCCGCCCTGCTGCGTTCGGCGGACGCGCTGATGTGCTTGCCGCGCAACGCCTCCGGTGGTTCCCAGGCGCTGGCCGCGATGGCCTGCGGCACCGCGGTGATCACCGCGGCGGGCGGTGCGGCCGCCGACACCGTGGTGCACGGGGTGACCGGGTTGCACGTGCGGCCGGAGGATCCGCGTGCGCTGGCCAAGGCGTTGCGCGCGTTCCTGGCCGATCCGGCCATGGTCGAGGCCTGCGGGGTGGCCGGCCGGGACCGGGTCAGCGCCCGCTACTCCTGGGACCGGGTGGTCGCCGACACCGACCGGGTCTACGCGCGGATCGTGGCCGCCGCGGCCATCCCGCGACAGCGGCGCGGCCGGTGA
- a CDS encoding STAS domain-containing protein, whose protein sequence is MTEHSQDLLPVGLPGSELAEATAAHRPGGIVVITVVGELDMSSTPAFQELLGAEVDANCRRLVLDLSGVSFLGSSGLAALVEARQVVHRQDAELRLVCVTHAVTRPLHATGLGEVFEIHQTLDGALA, encoded by the coding sequence GTGACCGAGCACAGCCAGGACCTACTTCCGGTGGGCCTGCCCGGGTCAGAGCTGGCCGAGGCCACCGCCGCGCACCGGCCCGGCGGCATCGTGGTGATCACCGTGGTCGGCGAGCTGGACATGTCCTCCACCCCGGCCTTCCAGGAACTGCTCGGCGCCGAGGTGGACGCGAACTGCCGCCGCCTGGTGCTGGACCTGTCCGGGGTCAGCTTCCTCGGCTCCAGCGGCCTGGCCGCGCTGGTGGAGGCCCGCCAGGTGGTGCACCGCCAGGACGCCGAACTGCGGCTGGTCTGCGTGACGCACGCGGTCACCCGGCCGTTGCACGCCACCGGGCTCGGCGAGGTCTTCGAGATCCACCAGACCCTCGACGGCGCACTGGCCTGA
- the dacB gene encoding D-alanyl-D-alanine carboxypeptidase/D-alanyl-D-alanine endopeptidase: MPRPRLLPVLCAAALLGGLVTGSAAAGDDPSIQSLTTDLDQILADPRLAGAGAGVVVRSVPMLDPASRSSVDSGQVLYRRGGADRLQPASNAKLLTSAAALEVLGPDHRFTTSVLADSSLRGSVLHGDLYLRGGGDPTTLAADYEALAQRVADTGIRVVTGKVVADDAAFDPVRLGVSWAWDDEPYYYSAQVGALTVAPDTDYDAGTVIVRVRPGAAGQKPAIELTPPTSVITIDNRATTGAPGSASSIVVERQHGNNTVVITGSAPANGNPSAHFSTVDDPARYAADVFRSALTRRGVQVLDPKLGTGVTPAHFTELAAHRSMPLSQLLVPFMKLSNNGHAEILVKAMGKAVHGRGTWADGIRAMTPKLAALGLPANAYRLVDGSGLSRMDMVSADQLTALLAAARTRPWYPVWHHSLPVAGHPDRMVGGTLRTRLRGTPAEGRVRAKTGSLTAVSALSGYVTGADGKDLAFAVVTNNVLSGTKDLEDRIALRLAVHPAGPAARAIPLEAPAGDPWLECSWRKAC; this comes from the coding sequence ATGCCACGTCCACGCCTGCTCCCCGTCCTGTGCGCCGCCGCGCTGCTCGGTGGGCTCGTCACCGGCAGCGCCGCCGCCGGCGACGATCCGAGCATCCAGTCGCTGACCACCGACCTGGACCAGATCCTGGCCGACCCCCGGCTGGCCGGGGCCGGGGCCGGGGTGGTGGTGCGCTCGGTGCCGATGCTCGACCCTGCAAGCAGGTCTTCGGTGGACAGCGGCCAGGTGCTCTACCGGCGCGGCGGCGCGGACCGGCTGCAACCGGCCTCCAACGCCAAGCTGCTGACCTCCGCGGCCGCCCTGGAGGTGCTCGGCCCCGACCACCGCTTCACCACCAGCGTGCTGGCCGACAGCTCGCTGCGCGGCAGCGTCCTGCACGGCGACCTGTACCTGCGCGGCGGCGGCGATCCCACCACCCTGGCCGCCGACTACGAGGCACTCGCGCAACGCGTCGCCGACACCGGGATCAGGGTGGTCACCGGCAAGGTCGTGGCCGACGACGCCGCCTTCGACCCGGTCCGCCTCGGCGTCAGCTGGGCCTGGGACGACGAGCCGTACTACTACTCCGCCCAGGTCGGCGCGCTCACCGTGGCCCCGGACACCGACTACGACGCGGGCACCGTGATCGTCCGGGTCCGTCCGGGGGCCGCGGGCCAGAAACCGGCGATCGAACTCACCCCGCCGACCTCGGTGATCACCATCGACAACCGGGCCACCACCGGCGCACCGGGCTCGGCGAGCAGCATCGTGGTGGAACGCCAGCACGGGAACAACACCGTCGTGATCACCGGATCCGCGCCTGCCAACGGGAATCCGAGCGCGCATTTCTCCACTGTGGACGATCCGGCCCGCTACGCCGCCGACGTCTTCCGGTCCGCGCTGACCCGCCGCGGCGTCCAGGTGCTGGACCCGAAGCTGGGCACGGGGGTCACCCCGGCGCACTTCACCGAACTCGCCGCGCACCGCTCGATGCCGCTGTCCCAGCTGCTGGTGCCGTTCATGAAGCTCAGCAACAACGGCCACGCCGAGATCCTGGTCAAGGCCATGGGCAAGGCCGTGCACGGCCGGGGCACCTGGGCCGACGGCATCCGCGCGATGACCCCCAAACTCGCCGCGCTTGGCCTGCCGGCCAACGCCTACCGGCTGGTCGACGGCTCCGGACTGTCCAGGATGGACATGGTCAGCGCGGACCAGCTCACCGCGCTGCTCGCCGCCGCCCGCACCCGTCCCTGGTACCCGGTCTGGCACCACTCGCTGCCGGTGGCCGGGCATCCCGACCGGATGGTCGGCGGCACCCTGCGCACCCGGCTGCGCGGCACCCCCGCCGAGGGCAGGGTCCGGGCCAAGACCGGGTCGCTGACCGCGGTGAGCGCGCTCTCCGGGTACGTCACCGGCGCCGACGGCAAGGACCTGGCCTTCGCCGTGGTCACCAACAACGTGCTCAGCGGCACCAAGGACCTGGAGGACCGGATCGCGCTGCGCCTGGCCGTGCACCCGGCCGGTCCGGCCGCCCGCGCCATCCCCCTGGAAGCCCCGGCCGGGGACCCGTGGCTGGAATGCTCCTGGCGCAAAGCCTGCTGA
- a CDS encoding class I SAM-dependent methyltransferase, giving the protein MGIPRDYDDNPERYRRGMTASPGAPDLYALLAAELPDGAAVLDLGCAEGVLSHAVTARGSAPRLVVGLDRSATMLRAHPGPAVRGCVTALPFGDGSFDVVVAVNCLCHLGDPRPALREARRVLVEGGLFLAATIAHTDSPELAAVWRPARTAFDAEQAPELVRAVFPDVEIRPWDAPLVRLPDTRAVRDYLVARLMPPTEAEISARWVEVPLTVTKRGALILAR; this is encoded by the coding sequence ATGGGCATTCCGCGCGACTACGACGACAACCCGGAGCGCTACCGGCGGGGGATGACCGCCTCGCCGGGCGCGCCGGACCTGTACGCGCTGCTCGCCGCCGAACTGCCCGACGGCGCCGCGGTGCTGGACCTGGGCTGCGCCGAGGGCGTGCTCAGCCACGCGGTCACCGCCCGGGGGAGTGCTCCGCGCCTGGTCGTGGGCCTGGACCGGTCGGCGACCATGCTGCGCGCGCACCCCGGTCCGGCCGTGCGCGGCTGCGTCACCGCGCTGCCCTTCGGCGACGGCAGTTTCGACGTGGTGGTGGCCGTCAACTGCCTCTGCCACCTCGGTGATCCGCGCCCGGCCCTGCGCGAGGCCCGCCGGGTGCTGGTCGAGGGCGGGCTGTTCCTGGCCGCGACCATCGCGCACACCGACTCACCCGAACTGGCCGCGGTGTGGCGGCCGGCCCGCACCGCCTTCGACGCCGAACAGGCGCCCGAGCTGGTCCGCGCGGTCTTCCCGGACGTCGAGATCCGGCCGTGGGACGCGCCGCTGGTCCGGCTGCCGGACACCCGCGCGGTGCGTGACTACCTGGTGGCGCGGCTGATGCCGCCCACCGAGGCCGAGATCAGCGCGCGCTGGGTCGAGGTCCCACTGACCGTAACCAAACGAGGCGCGCTGATCCTGGCCCGCTAG